A stretch of Numenius arquata chromosome 11, bNumArq3.hap1.1, whole genome shotgun sequence DNA encodes these proteins:
- the LOC141470145 gene encoding protocadherin beta-15-like yields the protein MCAHVCAGPRVCGRAGVAVRAVRAQSRRGPQGGAPGQGGAERLRAGRRPRPARRCPAQPSASEPRRAGRGRGSGDQWRAVPRSTRCRATAAALRAASRSRREGERPPAAPPRCCREPLSALRCPRRSGRAIRETEAVRRPAMAIARQVLCLSAFLCLPLARSEPMRYSVAEEAASGSVVGNVAEDAGLSPAQLAARRARLASEDGRQHFRFEPATGRLVVAERLDREELCGQSAACTLPFELLLANPLQFFRVEVAVEDINDHSPVFPEEQVTLRILETSNPGSRFPLVGARDLDVGSNSIQAYSIAPDNEYFSVSFGSRSENDQYVELVLEKTLDREEQAEVGFSLIATDGGSPPRSGTTQIHIVVLDVNDNSPIFTQERYIGQVLENAPEGSVVLRVVATDRDVGENGDVTYQFSQAVGQSNSMFVIDPTSGEIKLMMPLDFEVAENHELSVRATDGGGLSAICKVLVEVVDVNDNAPEVVVSSFNSPLPENALPGTVVALIMVRDRDSGANGKISCALEDQLSFSLRLAYKNYYELVTVSTLDREETARYMLAVTAADAGSPPLTTTQTFTVDISDVNDNAPVFNQASYTMYVRENNVPTVLVGAVSAADADVGSNAKVTYFLAPAQPTEQPPCSCISVNSENGHVFALWPLDYEQVRQIEVLVSASDAGSPPLRANVTVRLVVVDENDNAPKVLYPSQDSSQPSSELVPVSAEADYLITKVVAVDADSGQNSWLSYHLLRATDPGLFVVGAQSGEVRLKRPVTERDAMKQKLVVLVRDNGRPPLSATAALSALLLHDFSDVRLPHSSPTTEEESDSLTTYLIISLTFVSLLFLASLTAFITLKVCKRKELKDGHVFYGAGNLQSDLVDAATAGTLPDGYCYEISLTTGSGNSEFKFLKPILPSLPPQQCSMGGGTSAEQDFPRGSITAEDMAPDNHGMLSAQQFNSLSFN from the coding sequence ATGTGCGCGCATGTGTGCGCGGGGCCGCGCGTGTGCGGACGGGCCGGTGTGGCGGTGCGAGCCGTCAGGGCGCAGTCCCGCCGCGGGCCGCAGGGTGGTGCTCCCGGCCAAGGCGGCGCCGAGCGGctgcgggcggggaggcggccgaGACCAGCCCgccgctgcccagcccagcccagcgcaTCCGAGCCGAGACGAgcggggagaggcagaggcagcGGCGATCAGTGGCGAGCGGTGCCCCGTTCGACCCGCTGCCGGGCCACGGCGGCCGCGCTGCGAGCCGCCAGCCGGAGTCGGCGAGAGGGAgagcgcccgcccgccgccccgccgcgctgctgCCGGGAGCCGCTCTCCGCTCTCCGCTGTCCGCGGAGGAGTGGTCGGGCGATCCGCGAGACGGAGGCTGTCCGCCGGCCCGCCATGGCGATCGCAAGGCAAGTGCtttgtctctctgctttcctctgcctgccGCTCGCTCGCTCCGAGCCCATGCGCTACTCCGTGGCCGAGGAGGCGGCGAGCGGGTCGGTGGTAGGCAACGTGGCGGAGGACGCGGGGCTGTCCCCGGCGCAGCTGGCGGCTCGCCGCGCCCGCCTGGCCTCGGAGGACGGCCGGCAGCACTTTCGCTTCGAGCCCGCCACCGGCCGCCTCGTCGTGGCCGAGAGGCTGGACCGGGAGGAGCTGTGCGGCCAGTCCGCTGCCTGCACGCTCCCCTTCGAGCTCCTGCTGGCAAACCCGCTGCAGTTCTTTCGGGTCGAGGTGGCCGTGGAGGACATCAATGACCATTCGCCCGTTTTCCCGGAGGAACAGGTCACTTTAAGGATCCTGGAAACGAGCAACCCAGGATCGCGTTTCCCTCTGGTTGGGGCTCGGGACCTGGACGTTGGCAGCAACAGCATCCAAGCTTACAGCATTGCTCCCGACAATGAGTACTTTAGCGTCTCCTTTGGGAGTCGGAGTGAAAACGACCAATACGTGGAACTGGTCTTGGAAAAGACTTTAGAccgggaggagcaggcagaggtgggttTCAGTCTCATTGCCACGGACGGGGGCTCTCCTCCCAGGAGTGGGACCACCCAAATCCACATTGTTGTTCTAGATGTAAATGACAACTCTCCCATCTTCACTCAAGAGCGATACATTGGGCAGGTTTTGGAAAATGCGCCGGAGGGTTCTGTGGTTCTGAGAGTGGTGGCAACTGATCGGGATGTGGGAGAAAATGGGGATGTCACCTATCAGTTTAGCCAAGCAGTGGGTCAGAGCAACTCAATGTTTGTGATTGACCCCACGAGTGGTGAAATTAAGCTCATGATGCCTCTGGACTTTGAGGTGGCTGAGAATCATGAGCTCAGTGTGCGCGCCACGGATGGTGGGGGCCTCTCAGCTATCTGCAAGGTGTTGGTGGAGGTGGTGGATGTGAATGACAACGCACCGGAGGTGGTGGTCAGTTCCTTCAACAGCCCCCTCCCTGAGAACGCGTTACCTGGGACAGTGGTTGCCCTCATTATGGTCAGGGACCGGGATTCTGGCGCCAATGGGAAGATCTCATGTGCCCTTGAGGACCAGCTATCATTCTCCCTGCGGCTGGCCTATAAGAATTACTATGAGCTGGTGACGGTGAGCACTCTGGACAGGGAGGAGACTGCGCGATACATGCTCGCTGTCACAGCAGCAGATGCAGGGTCACCTCCTCTCACAACCACGCAGACCTTCACGGTGGACATCTCCGATGTCAATGACAATGCACCTGTCTTCAACCAGGCATCGTACACCATGTACGTGCGTGAGAACAATGTGCCCACGGTGCTCGTTGGAGCCGTCAGTGCTGCGGATGCTGACGTGGGGTCCAATGCCAAGGTGACATATTTCCTGGCACCAGCCCAGCCCACAGAgcagcctccctgctcctgcatctCCGTGAACTCCGAGAACGGGCACGTGTTTGCGCTGTGGCCTCTGGACTACGAGCAGGTGAGGCAGATTGAGGTCTTGGTGAGTGCTTCTGATGCGGGATCTCCTCCTCTCAGGGCCAATGTCACAGTCCGCCTTGTCGTGGTAGATGAGAATGACAATGCACCAAAGGTGCTGTACCCATCACAGGACAGCAGTCAACCATCCAGCGAGCTGGTGCCTGTGTCAGCTGAGGCGGACTACCTCATCACAAAAGTGGTGGCTGTGGATGCAGACTCGGGGCAGAACTCGTGGCTCTCATACCACCTGCTGAGGGCCACCGACCCCGGGCTGTTTGTGGTGGGTGCCCAAAGTGGGGAGGTGCGGCTGAAGAGGCCAGTGACGGAGAGGGATGCCATGAAGCAGAAGCTCGTTGTCCTGGTGCGAGACAATGGGCGGCCACCACTGTCAGCCACTGCTGCCCTGAGCGCACTCCTGCTCCATGACTTCTCAGATGTGCGCCTACCGCACAGCAGCCCGACCACGGAGGAAGAGAGCGACTCCCTGACAACCTATTTAATCATTTCATTGACCTTCgtctcactcctcttcctcgcatCCCTGACAGCCTTCATCACTCTCAAGGTGTGCAAGAGAAAGGAGCTGAAGGATGGGCATGTGTTTTATGGTGCTGGTAACCTGCAGAGCGACCTGGTTGACGCAGCCACTGCCGGGACCCTTCCCGACGGCTATTGCTATGAGATCAGCCTCACAACAGGCTCAGGCAACAGCGAGTTCAAGTTCCTGAAGCCCATCCTCCCCAGCCTGCCACCACAGCAGTGCTCCATGGGTGGCGGCACCAGCGCTGAACAGGATTTCCCTCGTGGCTCCATCACTGCAGAGGACATGGCACCAGACAACCATGGGATGCTCTCTGCACAACAGTTCAATAGTCTTTCCTTTAACTAG
- the LOC141470142 gene encoding protocadherin beta-4-like produces the protein MRYSVAEEAASGSVVGNVAEDAGLSPAQLAARRARLASEDGRQHFRFEPATGRLVVAERLDREELCGQSAACTLPFELLLANPLQFFRVEVAVEDINDHSPVFPEEQVTLRILERSDPGSLFPLVGARDLDVGSNSIQAYSIAPDNEYFSVSFGSRSENDQYVELVLEKTLDREEQAEVGFSLIAMDGGSPPRSGTTQIHIVVLDVNDNAPIFTQERYIGQVLENALEGSVVLRVVATDRDVGENGDVTYQFSQAVGQSNSMFVIDPTSGEIKLMMPLDFEVAENHELSVHATDGGGLSAICKVLVEVVDVNDNAPEVVVSSFNSPLPENALPGTVVALFTVRDRDSGANGKISCALEDQLSFSLRLAYKNYYELVTASTLDREETARYMLTVTAADAGAPPLTTTQTFTVDISDVNDNAPVFNQTSYTMYVRENNVPTVLVGAVSAADADVGSNAKVTYFLAPAQPTEQPPCSCISVNSENGHVFVLRPLDYEQVRQIEVLVSASDAGSPPLRANVTVRLVVVDENDNAPKVLYPSQDSNRPSSELVPVSAEADYLITKVVAVDADSGQNSWLSYHLLRATDPGLFVVGAQSGEVRLKRPVTERDAMKQKLVVLVRDNGRPPLSATAALSALLLHDFSDVRLPHSSPTTEEESDSLTTYLIISLTFVSLLFLASLTAFITLKVCKRKELKDGHVFYGAGNLQSDLVDAATAGTLPDGYCYEISLTTGSGNSEFKFLKPILPSLPPQQCSMGGGTSAEQDFPRGSVTAEDMAPDNHGTLSAQQFNSLSFN, from the coding sequence ATGCGCTACTCCGTGGCCGAGGAGGCGGCGAGCGGGTCGGTGGTAGGCAACGTGGCGGAGGACGCGGGGCTGTCCCCGGCGCAGCTGGCGGCTCGCCGCGCCCGCCTGGCCTCGGAGGACGGCCGGCAGCACTTTCGCTTCGAGCCCGCCACCGGCCGCCTCGTCGTGGCCGAGAGGCTGGACCGGGAGGAGCTGTGCGGCCAGTCCGCTGCCTGCACGCTCCCCTTCGAGCTCCTGCTGGCAAACCCGCTGCAGTTCTTTCGGGTCGAGGTGGCCGTGGAGGACATCAATGACCATTCGCCCGTTTTCCCGGAGGAACAGGTCACTTTAAGGATCCTGGAAAGGAGCGACCCAGGATCGCTTTTCCCTCTGGTTGGGGCTCGGGACCTGGACGTTGGCAGCAACAGCATCCAAGCTTACAGCATTGCTCCCGACAATGAGTACTTTAGCGTCTCCTTTGGGAGTCGGAGTGAAAACGACCAGTACGTGGAACTGGTCTTGGAAAAGACTTTAGAccgggaggagcaggcagaggtgggttTCAGTCTCATTGCCATGGACGGGGGCTCTCCTCCCAGGAGTGGGACCACCCAAATCCACATTGTTGTTCTAGATGTAAATGACAACGCTCCCATCTTCACTCAAGAGCGATACATTGGGCAGGTTTTGGAAAATGCGCTGGAAGGCTCTGTGGTTCTCAGAGTGGTGGCAACTGATCGGGATGTGGGAGAAAATGGGGATGTCACCTATCAGTTTAGCCAAGCAGTGGGTCAGAGCAACTCAATGTTTGTGATTGACCCCACGAGTGGTGAAATTAAGCTCATGATGCCTCTGGACTTTGAGGTGGCTGAGAATCATGAGCTCAGTGTGCACGCCACGGATGGTGGGGGCCTCTCAGCTATCTGCAAGGTGTTGGTGGAGGTGGTGGATGTGAATGACAACGCACCGGAGGTGGTGGTCAGTTCCTTTAACAGCCCCCTCCCTGAGAACGCATTACCTGGGACAGTGGTTGCCCTTTTTACTGTCAGGGACCGGGATTCTGGTGCCAATGGGAAGATCTCATGTGCCCTTGAGGACCAGCTATCATTCTCCCTGCGGCTGGCCTATAAGAATTACTATGAGCTGGTGACGGCGAGCACTCTGGACAGGGAGGAGACTGCGCGATACATGCTCACTGTCACAGCAGCAGATGCAGGGGCACCTCCTCTCACAACCACCCAGACCTTCACGGTGGACATCTCCGATGTCAATGACAATGCACCTGTCTTCAACCAGACATCGTACACCATGTACGTGCGTGAGAACAATGTGCCCACGGTGCTCGTTGGAGCCGTCAGTGCTGCGGATGCCGATGTGGGGTCCAATGCCAAGGTGACATATTTCCTGGCACCAGCCCAGCCCACAGAgcagcctccctgctcctgcatctCCGTGAACTCCGAGAACGGGCACGTGTTTGTGCTGCGGCCTCTGGACTACGAGCAGGTGAGGCAGATTGAGGTCTTGGTGAGTGCTTCTGATGCGGGATCTCCTCCTCTCAGGGCCAATGTCACAGTCCGCCTTGTCGTGGTAGATGAGAATGACAATGCACCAAAGGTGCTGTACCCATCACAGGACAGCAATCGACCATCCAGCGAGCTGGTGCCTGTGTCAGCTGAGGCGGACTACCTCATCACAAAAGTTGTGGCTGTGGATGCGGACTCGGGGCAGAACTCGTGGCTCTCATACCACCTGCTGAGGGCCACCGACCCCGGGCTGTTTGTGGTGGGTGCCCAAAGTGGGGAGGTGCGGCTGAAGAGGCCAGTGACGGAGAGGGATGCCATGAAGCAGAAGCTCGTTGTCCTGGTGCGAGACAATGGGCGGCCACCACTGTCAGCCACTGCTGCCCTGAGCGCACTCCTGCTCCATGACTTCTCAGATGTGCGCCTACCGCACAGCAGCCCGACCACGGAGGAAGAGAGCGACTCCCTGACAACCTATTTAATCATTTCATTGACCTTCgtctcactcctcttcctcgcatCCCTGACAGCCTTCATCACTCTCAAGGTGTGCAAGAGAAAGGAGCTGAAGGATGGGCATGTGTTTTATGGTGCTGGCAACCTGCAGAGCGACCTGGTTGACGCAGCCACTGCCGGGACCCTTCCCGACGGCTATTGCTATGAGATCAGCCTCACAACAGGCTCAGGCAACAGCGAGTTCAAGTTCCTGAAGCCCATCCTCCCCAGCCTGCCACCACAGCAGTGCTCCATGGGTGGCGGCACCAGCGCTGAACAGGATTTCCCTCGTGGCTCCGTCACTGCAGAGGACATGGCACCAGACAACCATGGGACGCTCTCTGCACAACAGTTCAATAGTCTTTCCTTTAACTAG
- the LOC141470144 gene encoding protocadherin beta-15-like gives MRYSVAEEAASGSVVGNVAEDAGLSPAQLAARRARLASEDGRQHFRFEPATGRLVVAERLDREELCGQSAACTLPFELLLANPLQFFRVEVAVEDINDHSPVFPEEQVTLRILETSNPGSRFPLVGAWDLDVGSNSIQAYSIAPDNEYFSVSFGSRIKGKKYVELVLERALDREEHAEVGFSLVATDGGSPPRSGTTQIRIVILDVNDNAPIFTEELYDVQVLENALEGSVVLRVVATDRDVDVNGHITYQFRELEDQSNAAFAIDPMSGEIRLTKPLDFEVAENHELSVQATDGGGLSAICKVLVEVVDVNDNAPEVVVSSFNSPLPENALPGTVVALIMVRDRDSGANGKISCALEDQLSFSLRLAYTNYYELVTVSTLDREETARYMLTVTAADAGSPPLTTTQTFTVDISDVNDNAPVFNQTSYTMYVRENNVPTVLVGAVSAADADVGSNAKVTYFLAPAQPTEQPPCSCISVNSENGHVFVLRPLDYEQVRQIEVLVSASDAGSPPLRANVTVRLVVVDENDNAPKVLYPSQDSSQPSSELVPVSAEADYLITKVVAVDGDSGQNSWLSYHLLRATDPGLFVVGAQSGEVRLKRPVTERDAMKQKLVVLVRDNGRPPLSATAALSALLLHDFSDVRLPHSSPTTEEESDSLTTYLIISLTFVSLLFLASLTAFITLKVCKRKELKDGHVFYGAGNLQSDLVDAATAGTLPHGYCYEISLTTGSGNSEFKFLKPILPSLPPQQCSMGGGTSAEQDFPRGSVTAEDMAPDNHGTLSAQQFNSLSFN, from the coding sequence ATGCGCTACTCCGTGGCCGAGGAGGCGGCGAGCGGGTCGGTGGTAGGCAACGTGGCGGAGGACGCGGGGCTGTCCCCGGCGCAGCTGGCGGCTCGCCGCGCCCGCCTGGCCTCGGAGGACGGCCGGCAGCACTTTCGCTTCGAGCCCGCCACCGGCCGCCTCGTCGTGGCCGAGAGGCTGGACCGGGAGGAGCTGTGCGGCCAGTCCGCTGCCTGCACGCTCCCCTTCGAGCTCCTGCTGGCAAACCCGCTGCAGTTCTTTCGGGTCGAGGTGGCCGTGGAGGACATCAATGACCATTCGCCCGTTTTCCCGGAGGAACAGGTCACTTTAAGGATCCTGGAAACGAGCAACCCGGGCTCGCGTTTCCCTCTGGTTGGGGCTTGGGACCTGGACGTTGGCAGCAACAGCATCCAAGCTTACAGCATTGCTCCCGACAATGAGTACTTTAGCGTCTCCTTTGGGAGTCGGATTAAAGGCAAGAAGTATGTGGAACTGGTCTTGGAAAGGGCTCTAGACCGGGAGGAGCATGCGGAGGTGGGTTTCAGTCTCGTTGCCACGGACGGGGGCTCTCCTCCCAGGAGTGGGACCACCCAAATACGCATTGTCATTCTAGATGTAAATGACAATGCTCCCATCTTCACCGAGGAGCTCTATGATGTGCAGGTTTTGGAAAATGCGCTGGAAGGCTCTGTGGTTCTCAGAGTGGTGGCAACTGATCGGGATGTGGATGTCAATGGACACATCACCTACCAGTTCAGAGAGCTGGAGGACCAGAGCAATGCAGCGTTTGCAATTGACCCCATGAGTGGTGAAATTAGACTCACAAAACCTCTGGACTTTGAGGTAGCCGAGAATCATGAGCTCAGTGTGCAGGCCACGGATGGCGGGGGCCTCTCGGCCATCTGCAAGGTGTTGGTGGAGGTGGTGGATGTGAATGACAACGCACCGGAGGTGGTGGTCAGTTCCTTCAACAGCCCCCTCCCTGAGAACGCGTTACCTGGGACAGTGGTTGCCCTCATTATGGTCAGGGACCGGGATTCTGGTGCCAATGGGAAGATCTCATGTGCCCTTGAGGACCAGCTATCATTCTCCCTGCGGCTGGCATACACAAATTACTATGAGCTGGTGACGGTGAGCACTCTGGACAGGGAGGAGACTGCGCGATACATGCTCACTGTCACAGCAGCAGATGCAGGGTCACCTCCTCTCACAACCACCCAGACCTTCACGGTGGACATCTCCGATGTCAATGACAATGCACCTGTCTTCAACCAGACATCGTACACCATGTACGTGCGTGAGAACAATGTGCCCACGGTGCTCGTTGGAGCCGTCAGTGCTGCGGATGCTGACGTGGGGTCCAATGCCAAGGTGACATATTTCCTGGCACCAGCCCAGCCCACAGAgcagcctccctgctcctgcatctCCGTGAACTCCGAGAACGGGCACGTGTTTGTGCTGCGGCCTCTGGACTACGAGCAGGTGAGGCAGATTGAGGTCTTGGTGAGTGCTTCTGATGCAGGATCTCCTCCTCTCAGGGCCAATGTCACAGTCCGCCTTGTCGTGGTAGATGAGAATGACAATGCACCAAAGGTGCTGTACCCATCACAGGACAGCAGTCAACCATCCAGCGAGCTGGTGCCTGTGTCAGCTGAGGCAGACTACCTCATCACGAAAGTTGTGGCTGTGGATGGGGACTCGGGGCAGAACTCGTGGCTCTCATACCACCTGCTGAGGGCCACCGACCCCGGGCTGTTTGTGGTGGGTGCCCAAAGTGGGGAGGTGCGGCTGAAGAGGCCAGTGACGGAGAGGGATGCCATGAAGCAGAAGCTCGTTGTCCTGGTGCGAGACAATGGGCGGCCACCACTGTCAGCCACTGCTGCCCTGAGCGCACTCCTGCTCCATGACTTCTCAGATGTGCGCCTACCGCACAGCAGCCCGACCACGGAGGAAGAGAGCGACTCCCTGACAACCTATTTAATCATTTCATTGACCTTCgtctcactcctcttcctcgcatCCCTGACAGCCTTCATCACTCTCAAGGTGTGCAAGAGAAAGGAGCTGAAGGATGGGCATGTGTTTTATGGTGCTGGTAACCTGCAGAGCGACCTGGTTGACGCAGCCACTGCCGGGACCCTTCCCCATGGCTATTGCTATGAGATCAGCCTCACAACAGGCTCAGGCAACAGCGAGTTCAAGTTCCTGAAGCCCATCCTCCCCAGCCTGCCACCACAGCAGTGCTCCATGGGTGGCGGCACCAGCGCTGAACAGGATTTCCCTCGTGGCTCTGTCACTGCAGAGGACATGGCACCAGACAACCATGGGACGCTCTCTGCACAACAGTTCAATAGTCTTTCCTTTAACTAG